Genomic window (Candidatus Methylomirabilis tolerans):
GGATGCGCGTAGAACTCCTCGCGAATCCACAGGAGATCGCTTTCGTCTTGCTCCTGCAACGGAATCCCGGGTCTGATCCCTGCGTGGACAAAGAGATAATCCTCCGTCTCACGATACGGCTGTAAGCCGTCAAGAAACCTCAGATGCGTCGCGGGGATCCGACTCAGCCCACCGTAACTTTCCAGCGTCGTGGTTCCGCCGTTATAGAGAAATAACGGCCGCTCTTTTCCTTGAAGGAAATCAAGAAACATCCGCTCATGATTGCCCATCAGGAAGGTGTACCGACCTCGAAGCGTCAGCAGGTAATCGATCACCCCTTTTGAATCCGGTCCCCGATCGATGTAATCTCCCAGGAAGATCACTTCGTCGGACTCGGACAAAGGAAGTTGAGCGATGAGGCGTTGCAGCGGATCAAGGCAGCCGTGAATATCACCAACGACGTAGATCATGTCTCAACGCCCAATCGCGTCGATTGCGTCCATGGCGTCATTGCGGCGGTGAGCAGCCTGCGAGTGGCATGCTGTTTGGTCTGGGGCTGAAGGCTGATTGCCGACCACTGACGGCTGGGTGCGCTATTTGTGGCCGATGGCGTCCAGGACGCGCGCAATCTCTTCCTTGACG
Coding sequences:
- a CDS encoding serine/threonine protein phosphatase, translated to MIYVVGDIHGCLDPLQRLIAQLPLSESDEVIFLGDYIDRGPDSKGVIDYLLTLRGRYTFLMGNHERMFLDFLQGKERPLFLYNGGTTTLESYGGLSRIPATHLRFLDGLQPYRETEDYLFVHAGIRPGIPLQEQDESDLLWIREEFYAHP